The DNA window TTGCCCGCGTCGCGGATATCCCGGATGAACGCCTCCAGCGGCTTGATCCACGGATGGTCCTCGTAAGCGCCGTGCTTGGAGCCGGTGATCAACCAGCCATGGGCGTCGTCGGGGCTCTCGGGGTAAACCTCGTCCACCACGTCATACCGCTCGAAGGTAAAGCCGTCCCGCCCCAGCAGGTCGGCGAACATCGCGTCATAATCGCCCGTGCTCTCGATCAGGTCGGGCAGGGCGTGGCCGGTCATCAGGATGCCGATTTTCATGTCACACCAGAAATTTGATCAAATTAACGCTAGCCGAGCCAATCGGCCCGTTCAAGGCCGTTCTAGGCCATTTCCGGCGCCCACGCCACGGGGTCCGCGCGTCCGGCGGGTTAACGATTTCGGTTTCAAAAAAATACCGCCGCGATACCACCTGTATACCGACGCGATACCGACATGGGTTTGCGGCGTTAATCTCTCAATCGCTCAGACCGTTTCAAGGTAGATTTTCCACTGCTCCGCCGGGTCCATCTCGGCGAAAAGTGCCAGTTCTTGCCGCTTGGTCATCACAAGGTTCTGGATCAGCATCGGGTCAAATACCCGCGCCAGAATGGGCGCCGACTCAAACAGGTCAATCGCGCTCTCCCAGTCCTCGCAAAGCTGCAAGAGGTTGAGATCATAGGCATTTCCCGTGATCGGCTCGGGCGGTTCCAACGCGTCCTCGATGCCCGTCAGCGCTGCACCCATCACGCCCGCAAAGGTCAGATACGGGTTGGTATCGCCCCCCGCGACCCGGTGTTCGATCCGCCGCGCCTTGGGGCTGCCCCCCGGCACCCGAATGGCCGCCGTCCGGTTCTCATAGGCCCAGGCCACCCCCGTCGGCGCATGGGCGCCGGGCACCAACCTGTCATAGCTGTTGGCATGGGGTGCAAACAGCAACGTGCTTTCCCGCATCGCTGCGATGCACCCGGCAACCGCCTGTTTCAAAAGGGATGTTCCCTCGTCCCCGCCATTGTCGAAAACGTTCTTGCCGGCCTCGTCCCAGACCGAGAAATGCAGGTGCATCCCGTTGCCCGCATCGTCGGCAAAGGGCTTGGCCATGAAGGTGGCGGCGAACCCGTGCGTGCGCGCCAGGTTGCGGATCAGCCGCTTGAACAGCCACGTATCATCGGCGGCTCGCATCGCGTCCTGATGGTTCAACGTGATCTCGAACTGGCCCACACCGCTTTCGCTGGTCATGGTCTGGGCAGGGATGCCCATGGCCGCACAGGCCTCGTAAAGCTCTGACAGGAAGGGGTCGAACAGATCCAGCTGCGCCAAGGACAGGATCTCTTCCGATCCGATCTCACGGCCCGTTAGGGGGTTCTTAACCGGGCTGAGCGTATCGTCACTGTCATCGACCAGGGTGAATTCCAGCTCGGTCGCGGCCACCACGCGCCATCCCCGCTTGGCATAGCGCGCCAGTACAGCGTCCAGGGCGTGGCGCGGGTCGCCCTCAAACGGTTGGCCATCCTCGTGATACATGGCCATCGGCACCAGCGGCTGTTCGGTTTCCAGCCAGGGCAGCGGCAGGGCGCCACGACCGGTGGGCAGCAGGATGCCATCGGCGTCCCCGGTTTCGAAGACCAACGGGCTGTCCTCGATATCTGCCCCGAAGATGTCGAGGTTCAGCGCCGAGATGGGCATCCTGATCGCGCCCTTGTCCAGCTTGCCGGCATAGTCGCCCGGCACGCGCTTGCCGCGCATGCGCCCGTTCAGGTCGCACGCCGCCACGCGAAAGGTCTGGTATGTCGAAAGGTCCATGAGGCGCTTCTTTATCCAAGAAGAAAGCCGGCGGCCAGATACATTCGACCGCCCGGCTTTTTCTTGCAAAAATACTCAATTCCAGAGGGTTACCCCGAAACTGACGCTCGATGGATGCTGTCGATCGACGCCGCGATCGTATCGTTGAACTCTGCGTCGGACTGCTGTGCCGACAGCCCCTCTGTCAGCGCGCGCGAGAAACTGGCGATCATGCCGGTGTTCTTCGACAGCCGGTCATTGGCTTCGTCGCGGGAATACCCACCCGACAGCGCCACGACCCGCAGCACGCGCGGGTGGTCCACCAACGGTTTGTAATGGTTCGATGTCTCGGGCAGCGTCAGCTTCAACATCACCTCGCGCCCCTCGGGCAGTTTGTCCAGATGCTTGGCGATCTCGTCGCGCAGGATCGCCTCGGCCTCGGCCTTGTCACTGATCGAGATGGTCACTTCCGGCTCGATGATCGGCACCAGCCCATGATCGAGAATGACGTTGCCGATCTCGAACTGCTGGTCAACCACTGCGGCAATGCCCGAGGGCGAGGCCGCATTGATCACCGACCGCATCTTGGTGCCGAAGATGCCCGCGTCATTTGCGCGGCCCAGAAGGATCTCCAGGTCGGGGATCGGTTTCATCAGCTGAACGCCATCAGCTTCGTCCGCCAACCCCTTGTCCACCTTCAGAAAAGGCACCACGCCGCGCTCTTGCCACAGGTACTGCGCAGACGGCTTGCCCCCCATCTCGCGGTCCATGGTCATCTCGAACAGGATCGCGCCCAGCACCTTGTCGCCGGTAAAGGCGGGGGCCTGTGCGATACGGGTCCGCATGTCGTGGACCAGATCGAACATCTCCTCGTCCGAGCCGTAAGCATCTTCC is part of the Roseovarius sp. THAF9 genome and encodes:
- a CDS encoding glutamine synthetase family protein codes for the protein MDLSTYQTFRVAACDLNGRMRGKRVPGDYAGKLDKGAIRMPISALNLDIFGADIEDSPLVFETGDADGILLPTGRGALPLPWLETEQPLVPMAMYHEDGQPFEGDPRHALDAVLARYAKRGWRVVAATELEFTLVDDSDDTLSPVKNPLTGREIGSEEILSLAQLDLFDPFLSELYEACAAMGIPAQTMTSESGVGQFEITLNHQDAMRAADDTWLFKRLIRNLARTHGFAATFMAKPFADDAGNGMHLHFSVWDEAGKNVFDNGGDEGTSLLKQAVAGCIAAMRESTLLFAPHANSYDRLVPGAHAPTGVAWAYENRTAAIRVPGGSPKARRIEHRVAGGDTNPYLTFAGVMGAALTGIEDALEPPEPITGNAYDLNLLQLCEDWESAIDLFESAPILARVFDPMLIQNLVMTKRQELALFAEMDPAEQWKIYLETV
- a CDS encoding fructose bisphosphate aldolase, producing the protein MSKAEQTEQVRAGQGFIAALDQSGGSTPKALRLYGVEEDAYGSDEEMFDLVHDMRTRIAQAPAFTGDKVLGAILFEMTMDREMGGKPSAQYLWQERGVVPFLKVDKGLADEADGVQLMKPIPDLEILLGRANDAGIFGTKMRSVINAASPSGIAAVVDQQFEIGNVILDHGLVPIIEPEVTISISDKAEAEAILRDEIAKHLDKLPEGREVMLKLTLPETSNHYKPLVDHPRVLRVVALSGGYSRDEANDRLSKNTGMIASFSRALTEGLSAQQSDAEFNDTIAASIDSIHRASVSG